Proteins encoded together in one Hymenobacter monticola window:
- a CDS encoding MBOAT family O-acyltransferase, with product MDFRNLRPDNLGLDVNRLVDQFRYHPKSPLIFNTGFFLLLFLAFLGGYQLLRDRHRARLLYVTAFSLFFYYKSSGIYFLLLVFSTIVEYNFARWIADSGSPGRRKLLLTLSLLVNLGMLFYFKYTNFFLSGYQALTGQPVPVLHVLLPVGISFYTFQTLSYTIDVYRGQIKALRNIWDFAFFVTFFPQLVAGPIVRASDFIPQIAKKPFISREDMGRAVLLIAAGLFKKAVISDYISLNYVERIFGNPTLFSGIENLLGVYGYALQIYCDFSGYSDIAIGIALLLGYRLPPNFLSPYQSTSITEFWRRWHISLSSWLRDYLYIPLGGNRKGMVRQYVNLFLTMLLGGLWHGASLTFVAWGALHGAALAADKLFQKVFRPGDNWLTKLLGWFITFHFACFCWIFFRAGSFEVALQVIHQITHSLRPDLLGQVLGAFRPVFALVALGYLLHFIPDGLTLRLETALARRSVVEQALLLTVVIWLVIQIKSAEIQPFIYFQF from the coding sequence ATGGATTTTCGCAACCTCCGCCCCGATAACCTCGGCCTTGATGTTAACCGGCTGGTCGACCAGTTCCGGTACCATCCCAAAAGCCCGCTGATTTTCAACACGGGCTTCTTTCTGCTGCTGTTTCTGGCGTTTCTGGGCGGCTATCAGCTACTGCGCGACCGGCACCGGGCGCGGCTGCTCTACGTCACGGCCTTCTCGCTGTTCTTCTACTACAAGTCGAGCGGGATTTACTTCCTGCTGCTCGTCTTTTCGACGATAGTGGAATACAACTTCGCCCGCTGGATTGCCGACTCCGGCAGCCCCGGCCGGCGCAAGCTGCTGCTCACGCTCAGCCTGTTGGTAAATCTGGGCATGCTGTTCTACTTCAAGTACACCAACTTTTTTCTGAGCGGCTACCAGGCGCTCACCGGGCAGCCGGTGCCGGTGCTGCACGTGCTGCTGCCGGTGGGCATCTCGTTCTACACCTTCCAGACCCTGAGCTACACCATCGACGTGTACCGCGGGCAAATCAAGGCCCTGCGCAACATCTGGGACTTCGCGTTTTTCGTCACGTTTTTCCCGCAACTGGTGGCCGGGCCCATCGTGCGGGCCTCCGATTTTATTCCGCAAATTGCCAAAAAGCCCTTCATCTCGCGCGAAGACATGGGCCGGGCCGTGCTGCTCATCGCGGCGGGCCTGTTCAAGAAAGCCGTCATTTCCGACTACATCAGCCTCAACTACGTGGAGCGCATTTTCGGCAACCCCACGCTGTTCAGCGGCATCGAAAACCTGCTGGGCGTGTATGGCTACGCGCTGCAGATTTACTGCGACTTTTCGGGCTATTCCGACATTGCCATCGGCATCGCGCTGCTGCTGGGCTACCGGCTGCCGCCCAACTTCCTCTCGCCCTACCAAAGCACGAGCATCACCGAATTCTGGCGGCGCTGGCACATCTCGCTCTCGTCGTGGCTGCGCGACTACCTCTACATCCCGCTGGGCGGCAACCGCAAAGGCATGGTGCGGCAATACGTGAACCTGTTTCTCACCATGCTGCTCGGCGGCCTCTGGCACGGCGCCTCGCTCACGTTTGTGGCCTGGGGGGCGCTGCACGGCGCCGCGCTGGCCGCCGACAAGCTGTTTCAAAAGGTGTTTCGGCCGGGCGATAATTGGCTTACCAAGTTGTTGGGCTGGTTCATTACCTTCCATTTCGCGTGCTTCTGCTGGATATTTTTCCGGGCCGGCAGCTTCGAGGTGGCCCTGCAGGTTATCCACCAGATTACGCACAGCCTGCGGCCCGACTTGCTGGGCCAGGTGCTGGGCGCCTTCCGGCCGGTATTTGCGCTGGTGGCGCTGGGCTACCTGCTCCATTTTATCCCCGACGGCCTCACCCTGCGCCTCGAAACGGCGCTGGCCCGCCGCTCGGTGGTGGAGCAGGCTTTGCTCCTCACGGTGGTTATTTGGCTGGTAATTCAAATTAAATCGGCCGAAATTCAGCCATTCATTTATTTCCAGTTTTAG
- a CDS encoding DMT family transporter codes for MINPWFSLFLASFMEVCWTYSLKALSMQRIKEIAWAHSLGQPALLLPVLPLLAYVGFGLANVYFLSLAMKDIPTATAYSAWMALAVVGIKLVDTVYLKQPLSWQSVFFTSLIIIGVLGLRRTE; via the coding sequence TTGATTAATCCCTGGTTTTCGCTGTTTTTGGCCTCCTTCATGGAGGTTTGCTGGACGTATAGCCTCAAGGCGCTGAGCATGCAGCGCATCAAGGAAATAGCCTGGGCGCACAGCCTGGGCCAGCCGGCGCTGCTGCTGCCGGTGCTGCCGCTGCTGGCCTACGTGGGCTTCGGGCTGGCCAACGTGTACTTTCTGTCGCTGGCGATGAAGGACATTCCCACCGCCACCGCCTACTCGGCCTGGATGGCGCTGGCCGTGGTGGGCATCAAACTGGTCGATACGGTATACCTCAAGCAGCCCCTGTCCTGGCAAAGCGTGTTCTTCACCAGCTTGATTATCATTGGGGTACTGGGCTTGCGGCGGACAGAATAA
- a CDS encoding SGNH/GDSL hydrolase family protein: MNSLRSQNPFWLVLLTVGFLGLLSFLKPGLEVGGVKLRPVRLLADVLRPNPGAVAALAPPPPNGPVAPATTGAAAPGPAPLAAPGAAAPTAPAPGAPAAPQPPALANLPGLDQFVAALRQTKATGRKTRIAYFGDSMIEGDLLTGDLRNLLQTQFGGSGVGFVPINSVSADFRETIHQTFSPDWYESNMVSDRRPGTSPLGIAGQVFLPRIVSNYDSTHIVSDTSWVEFRAGQRFAPLRRFAQARLFYGPGSARDQVLVTTDGRRVLHALPGTAALNELVLTPARPARQMRLAFAPRGPRPVYGVSFESPQGVTLDNFSFRGNGGMSLNRIPFEQLAAFGKALDYRLIILHYGVNVAETGLTDYRFYEQAMTRVVDRMQRAFPRASILIVGMSDKSARIDGEFVTDPTVPVLLAAQQRLARRNHVAFWNLFAAMGGQNSMTSWVEQSPPLARNDYTHINSLGGQRMARLLYTYLMGEYAHPSAAPAASNPAPRADSTFRAEAR, from the coding sequence ATGAATTCTTTGCGCTCGCAAAATCCGTTTTGGCTGGTTTTGCTCACGGTGGGCTTCCTGGGCTTGCTTTCCTTCTTAAAACCGGGCCTGGAAGTGGGGGGCGTGAAGCTGCGCCCGGTGCGCTTGCTGGCCGACGTGCTGCGCCCCAACCCCGGCGCGGTGGCCGCCCTGGCGCCCCCGCCGCCCAACGGCCCGGTTGCTCCCGCTACCACCGGGGCCGCAGCACCCGGCCCAGCTCCGCTGGCTGCCCCGGGAGCTGCGGCCCCTACGGCCCCCGCCCCGGGTGCGCCCGCCGCGCCTCAGCCGCCGGCCCTGGCCAACCTGCCGGGCCTCGACCAATTTGTGGCCGCCCTGCGCCAAACCAAAGCCACCGGCCGCAAAACCCGCATTGCCTACTTTGGCGATTCCATGATTGAGGGCGACTTGCTCACCGGCGACCTGCGCAACCTGCTGCAAACGCAGTTTGGGGGCTCCGGCGTCGGTTTTGTGCCCATCAACTCGGTGTCGGCCGACTTCCGCGAAACCATTCACCAGACGTTTTCGCCCGACTGGTATGAGTCGAACATGGTGTCGGACCGCCGGCCGGGCACCAGCCCGCTGGGCATTGCAGGCCAGGTGTTTCTGCCCCGCATCGTATCGAACTACGACAGCACGCACATCGTGTCCGATACCAGCTGGGTCGAGTTTCGGGCCGGGCAGCGCTTCGCGCCGCTGCGCCGGTTTGCCCAGGCCCGGCTGTTCTACGGCCCCGGCTCGGCGCGCGACCAAGTGCTGGTGACCACCGACGGGCGCCGCGTGCTCCACGCCTTGCCTGGCACGGCGGCCCTCAACGAACTGGTGCTCACGCCGGCCCGGCCAGCCCGGCAAATGCGGCTGGCCTTTGCCCCGCGCGGCCCGCGTCCGGTGTACGGTGTCAGCTTCGAAAGCCCGCAGGGTGTGACGCTGGACAACTTTTCCTTTCGCGGCAACGGCGGCATGTCGCTCAACCGCATTCCGTTCGAGCAGCTGGCAGCCTTCGGCAAGGCGCTCGATTACCGGCTCATCATCCTGCACTACGGCGTGAACGTGGCCGAAACCGGCCTCACCGACTACCGCTTCTATGAGCAGGCCATGACCCGCGTGGTCGACCGCATGCAACGGGCGTTTCCGCGGGCCAGCATCCTCATCGTAGGCATGAGCGACAAAAGCGCGCGCATCGACGGCGAGTTCGTGACCGACCCCACTGTGCCGGTGCTGCTGGCCGCGCAGCAGCGCTTGGCCCGCCGCAACCACGTGGCCTTCTGGAATCTGTTTGCGGCCATGGGCGGCCAAAACTCGATGACGAGCTGGGTGGAGCAAAGCCCGCCGCTGGCCCGCAACGACTACACCCACATCAACTCGCTGGGCGGGCAGCGCATGGCCCGCCTGCTCTACACCTACCTGATGGGTGAATACGCCCACCCGAGTGCCGCCCCGGCCGCTTCAAACCCCGCCCCGCGCGCCGACAGCACTTTCCGTGCCGAGGCGCGCTAG
- a CDS encoding cytochrome P460 family protein, translating to MKATTIALGALLALSTCSQNKVPTGQLNEAASLPTSFDFSKLGLRVLTSSVNRQQATMGTLYGNDLARQAALGGISAAQPGEVLALVTWRQQADPNWFGARIPGALQSLELLRTAPGSAGRLAVTYQ from the coding sequence ATGAAAGCCACCACCATCGCCTTAGGGGCCCTGCTGGCGCTGAGCACCTGTAGCCAAAACAAGGTGCCCACCGGCCAGCTCAACGAAGCCGCCTCGTTACCTACTTCGTTTGATTTTAGCAAGCTAGGCTTGCGGGTACTTACCTCGTCGGTCAATCGTCAGCAGGCCACCATGGGTACTTTGTACGGCAACGACCTGGCCCGCCAGGCGGCTCTAGGGGGCATCAGCGCCGCTCAGCCCGGCGAAGTCCTAGCCCTGGTTACCTGGCGGCAGCAAGCCGACCCCAACTGGTTTGGCGCCCGCATTCCCGGTGCGCTGCAATCGCTCGAACTGCTGCGCACCGCGCCGGGGAGCGCCGGCCGCCTGGCCGTTACCTACCAATGA
- a CDS encoding heme-binding domain-containing protein, translating to MSAAATPFRRLLLPAGALLGAAFVGIQFIRPPLENPPVTGDFQAPVAVKNIVQRACYDCHSNQTDLRWFDKVAPVYWQVAGHVKEGRTGLNFSTWQSLPPADQKAKLWESVNQILAGAMPLSEYTLAHPEAKVSAQDVAVLKQYVASLAKSPPADTAKLNAADRQYRHWQSNKTASTAVPVAPNGIAYLPDYKNWQAISTTERFDNGTMRVVFGNNVAMQAIREKRIKPWPSGTAFAKVAWDQLADAQGNVRPGAFKQVEYMLKDDRKYAATKGWGWARFKTDKLVPYGKDALFTTECIRCHQPQQHNDFVFTQPLRP from the coding sequence ATGAGCGCAGCCGCCACCCCCTTCCGTCGATTATTGTTGCCCGCTGGTGCTCTGTTGGGAGCGGCGTTCGTGGGCATCCAATTTATTCGGCCACCGCTGGAGAATCCGCCCGTGACGGGTGATTTTCAGGCGCCGGTGGCCGTGAAAAACATCGTGCAGCGTGCGTGCTACGACTGCCACTCCAACCAAACCGACCTGCGCTGGTTCGACAAAGTCGCGCCGGTGTACTGGCAGGTAGCCGGCCACGTGAAGGAAGGCCGGACGGGCCTGAACTTCTCCACCTGGCAGAGCCTCCCCCCCGCCGACCAAAAAGCGAAGCTCTGGGAGTCAGTCAATCAAATACTGGCGGGCGCCATGCCGCTCAGTGAGTATACCCTGGCTCACCCCGAAGCCAAAGTATCGGCCCAGGACGTGGCTGTGCTCAAGCAGTACGTGGCGAGCCTGGCGAAGAGCCCGCCCGCCGACACGGCCAAGCTCAATGCCGCTGACCGGCAGTACCGGCACTGGCAGTCCAATAAGACTGCATCCACCGCCGTACCGGTTGCACCAAACGGCATCGCCTATCTGCCCGATTACAAAAACTGGCAGGCCATCAGCACCACCGAGCGCTTCGACAATGGCACCATGCGCGTGGTATTTGGCAATAACGTGGCCATGCAAGCCATTCGAGAAAAGCGTATCAAACCCTGGCCCAGCGGCACGGCCTTCGCCAAAGTAGCCTGGGACCAACTGGCTGATGCCCAGGGTAACGTGCGCCCCGGCGCCTTCAAGCAGGTCGAATACATGCTGAAGGACGACCGGAAATACGCCGCTACTAAAGGCTGGGGCTGGGCCCGCTTCAAAACGGATAAACTGGTGCCCTACGGCAAGGACGCACTCTTCACCACTGAGTGCATCCGCTGCCACCAACCCCAGCAACACAACGACTTCGTCTTCACGCAGCCCCTGCGCCCATAG
- a CDS encoding GDSL-type esterase/lipase family protein, giving the protein MLIRLCLLVVCLTLGCGGLARAQALGRLDSLQAAYPFLNTAANRIENAQLGLQHFYQQLARLPVYPQELPGARVSVVHLGDSHLQADEFSGRVRRELQRTYGNAGRGLAFPFGVAKMDGSPTFRSRATAGRWRARRVLAAPDSTLPIGLSGISLATSDTGAAFTLRIPARGRPDYRFSKLTLLREPDPTAFDWQVRNAQGRVLATVASGGGLAATVVFDSLRDFVELRTVRRQPDQTGARLYGLLLDNGRAGVVYHVIGVNGAAVRHYNRAPHFFAQLPVLQPDLLIVSLGTNDAYDAGFDPRRFAQQLDTLVSRLRRRCPQADVLLTAPADSYRARRYRNPDLTRLREALRAYCAAHDLAYWDLAAVQGGYGSMRTWLAHGLAQPDLVHFTTKGYELQGLLLYLALQDGFSQPPPR; this is encoded by the coding sequence GTGCTTATTCGCCTTTGCCTGCTCGTGGTTTGCTTGACGCTGGGATGCGGGGGGCTGGCGCGCGCACAGGCGTTGGGGCGGCTCGACAGCCTGCAGGCGGCTTATCCCTTTCTAAACACAGCGGCCAACCGTATTGAGAATGCTCAATTAGGCTTGCAGCATTTCTACCAACAGCTGGCCCGGCTGCCGGTTTACCCGCAGGAACTGCCGGGCGCGCGGGTGAGCGTGGTGCACCTCGGCGACTCGCACCTGCAGGCCGACGAGTTTTCGGGGCGGGTGCGGCGCGAACTGCAGCGCACCTACGGCAACGCGGGGCGCGGCTTGGCTTTTCCGTTTGGGGTGGCGAAGATGGACGGCTCGCCCACGTTCCGTTCAAGGGCCACGGCCGGGCGCTGGCGCGCCCGCCGCGTGCTGGCTGCGCCCGATAGCACCCTGCCCATCGGCCTGAGCGGCATCAGCCTGGCCACTTCCGACACTGGCGCCGCCTTCACGCTGCGCATCCCCGCACGAGGCCGGCCCGACTACCGTTTCAGCAAGCTCACACTCCTGCGCGAGCCAGACCCCACGGCGTTTGATTGGCAGGTGCGTAATGCGCAGGGCCGCGTGCTGGCTACGGTGGCCAGCGGTGGGGGCCTGGCGGCCACGGTTGTTTTTGATTCGCTGCGCGATTTCGTGGAGCTGCGCACCGTGCGCCGCCAACCGGACCAAACCGGGGCTCGGCTCTACGGCCTGCTGCTGGATAATGGCCGGGCCGGGGTGGTGTACCACGTCATTGGGGTAAACGGGGCGGCCGTGCGACACTACAACCGCGCCCCGCATTTTTTTGCGCAGCTGCCCGTGCTGCAGCCCGATTTGCTTATTGTCTCGCTCGGCACCAACGATGCCTACGATGCCGGCTTCGACCCCAGGCGCTTCGCCCAGCAGCTCGACACGTTGGTGAGCCGCCTGCGCCGCCGCTGCCCGCAGGCCGACGTGCTGCTCACCGCCCCGGCCGACTCCTACCGCGCCCGCCGCTACCGCAACCCCGACCTGACCCGCCTGCGCGAGGCGCTGCGGGCCTACTGCGCGGCGCACGATTTGGCCTACTGGGACTTGGCCGCCGTGCAGGGCGGCTACGGCTCCATGCGCACCTGGCTGGCCCACGGCCTGGCCCAGCCCGACCTTGTTCACTTCACCACCAAAGGCTACGAACTGCAGGGCCTTTTGCTTTACCTCGCGCTCCAGGATGGATTTTCGCAACCTCCGCCCCGATAA
- a CDS encoding DUF6252 family protein, translating into MMFSLRSLRTATAAMALVSLAACSKKSDATPTPDPNPMGMSWTVDGSNVTASSAVSQASSGNLVTLAGATGSTGGVFLDVPKTVGSYTITSTSDASASYVVTPASGGSQFYDGTTGTIVVSAVSATNITGTFTFTGTGSSAASTKTITNGKFNVKL; encoded by the coding sequence ATGATGTTTTCTCTACGTTCCCTGCGGACCGCCACGGCGGCCATGGCGCTGGTTTCCCTGGCGGCTTGCTCGAAAAAAAGCGACGCTACCCCAACTCCTGACCCCAACCCCATGGGGATGAGCTGGACGGTGGACGGCAGCAACGTAACGGCCTCTTCCGCCGTTTCGCAAGCCTCCTCGGGCAACTTGGTCACCTTGGCTGGTGCGACCGGCAGCACGGGTGGGGTTTTCCTGGACGTGCCCAAAACGGTGGGCTCCTACACCATCACCAGCACGAGCGACGCTTCCGCCAGCTACGTGGTAACGCCGGCCTCGGGCGGCAGCCAGTTCTACGACGGCACGACGGGCACCATTGTGGTCAGTGCGGTGTCGGCCACCAACATCACCGGTACCTTCACCTTTACGGGCACGGGCTCGAGTGCCGCTTCCACCAAAACGATAACGAACGGCAAGTTCAACGTGAAGCTGTAA
- a CDS encoding LytR/AlgR family response regulator transcription factor, with amino-acid sequence MNPNLRTLLVDDEPLARSLVRELLADFPDLAIAGECPNGTEALAALQTGAYDVVFLDVQMPDLDGVQVLQRLQAAGQPLPLVVFVTAYDQYAVAAFALHAVDYLLKPLDPDRFAECVRRVQQQASQHQSQALGADLAALLRAWPAAAGLAPTLPAEYQDRFVVKQPERQFFVPAAEVCYLEATGSGVRLHTASAAHPVRAALAQLAERLDPAHFLRIHRSVVINTDHIVEFKSWAHGEYLFRMANGQHVTSSRSYNTVIQQFLKRFA; translated from the coding sequence ATGAACCCCAACCTGCGCACCCTACTCGTAGACGATGAGCCGCTGGCCCGCAGCCTGGTGCGGGAGTTGCTCGCCGACTTCCCCGACCTGGCCATCGCGGGCGAGTGCCCGAACGGCACCGAGGCCCTCGCCGCCCTGCAAACGGGCGCCTACGACGTGGTGTTCTTGGATGTGCAAATGCCCGACCTCGACGGCGTGCAGGTGCTGCAACGCCTGCAAGCTGCCGGCCAGCCGCTGCCGCTAGTGGTGTTCGTGACGGCCTACGACCAGTACGCGGTAGCTGCCTTCGCCCTGCACGCAGTGGATTATTTACTAAAGCCGCTCGACCCCGACCGGTTTGCGGAGTGCGTGCGCCGGGTGCAGCAGCAGGCGTCTCAGCACCAGAGCCAAGCCCTCGGCGCCGACCTGGCCGCCTTACTCCGCGCCTGGCCCGCCGCGGCCGGCCTAGCCCCGACTCTCCCAGCCGAGTACCAAGACCGGTTTGTGGTGAAGCAGCCCGAGCGGCAGTTTTTTGTGCCGGCCGCCGAGGTGTGTTACCTCGAAGCCACGGGCAGCGGTGTGCGGCTGCACACGGCCAGCGCGGCGCACCCGGTGCGGGCGGCGCTGGCGCAGCTGGCCGAGCGGCTCGACCCGGCTCACTTTCTGCGCATCCACCGCTCGGTCGTCATCAATACCGACCACATTGTGGAGTTTAAGTCGTGGGCCCACGGCGAGTACCTGTTTCGCATGGCCAATGGGCAGCACGTCACCTCATCGCGCAGCTACAACACGGTTATCCAGCAGTTCTTGAAGCGTTTTGCCTAG
- a CDS encoding sensor histidine kinase, whose amino-acid sequence MHTPHPTATSMPRRPLVPGPVIALAWLLFSGFMVLLVFAQNLSAGTPTHWGETLGGRLLHGMLWGLLTPVVFALATRFDLTEHRRRLANLLVHAAASYGLTLVYRLAYAGLMALFGALPGGFSLGTVIVNANTWVPIYWMLLCMAYAVQYRERFRQGQVQAAQLETQLVQAQLQALKMQLQPHFLFNSLNAASALMGTDVKAARRMLAQLSQFLRLVLEGSDTQEVTLAQELHLTRLYLEIEQTRFPDRLAVAYHIAPGTEAAILPGLLLQPVVENAVRHGLAPQAGVGQLAISARQQADRLIVQVQDNGRGTTDTAVRGIGLRNLESRLATRYGTDYAVHVETAPGQGYCLQVSLPFQAAGSAPLAA is encoded by the coding sequence ATGCACACCCCACATCCCACTGCAACTTCGATGCCCCGGCGGCCACTGGTTCCGGGGCCGGTTATTGCGCTGGCCTGGCTGCTGTTCAGCGGGTTTATGGTGCTGCTGGTTTTTGCCCAGAACCTCTCGGCGGGCACGCCTACGCACTGGGGCGAAACCCTGGGTGGACGGCTGTTGCACGGAATGCTCTGGGGGCTGCTCACGCCGGTGGTGTTTGCCTTGGCCACGCGCTTCGACCTCACGGAGCACCGCCGTCGGCTAGCCAACCTGCTGGTGCACGCGGCCGCTAGCTACGGCCTCACGCTCGTTTACCGCTTGGCCTACGCCGGGCTGATGGCGCTGTTCGGGGCGTTGCCCGGCGGTTTTTCGCTGGGTACGGTCATTGTAAACGCCAATACCTGGGTACCTATTTACTGGATGCTGCTGTGCATGGCCTACGCCGTGCAATACCGCGAGCGGTTTCGCCAGGGCCAGGTGCAGGCGGCGCAGTTGGAAACGCAACTCGTACAGGCGCAGCTACAAGCCCTGAAAATGCAGTTGCAGCCGCACTTCTTGTTTAATTCGCTGAATGCCGCGTCGGCCCTAATGGGCACCGATGTGAAGGCCGCCCGGCGCATGCTGGCCCAGCTCAGCCAGTTTTTGCGCCTCGTGCTCGAGGGCAGCGACACCCAGGAGGTCACGCTGGCCCAGGAGCTGCACCTAACCCGCCTCTACCTCGAAATTGAGCAAACGCGCTTTCCCGACCGCCTGGCCGTGGCCTATCACATCGCCCCCGGCACGGAGGCCGCCATCTTGCCCGGCTTGCTCTTGCAGCCGGTGGTAGAAAACGCCGTGCGCCACGGCTTGGCCCCGCAGGCAGGGGTAGGCCAGCTGGCCATCAGTGCCCGGCAGCAGGCCGACCGCCTCATTGTGCAGGTGCAAGACAACGGCCGCGGCACCACCGACACCGCCGTGCGGGGCATCGGGCTGCGCAACCTCGAAAGCCGCCTGGCCACCCGCTACGGCACCGACTACGCTGTGCACGTCGAAACCGCGCCCGGCCAAGGCTACTGCTTGCAGGTGTCGCTGCCCTTCCAGGCCGCTGGCTCAGCCCCCTTAGCCGCATGA
- a CDS encoding DUF4919 domain-containing protein, producing the protein MLSLFNVSTTLRSLALVLQMLVLAPGALFAQVDNRAKNGKVLDALEAQYQQALKADPNGAAPHWHHANALAKVTFRASQTAWQYYELALRKDSLNANIYQDYAAYLAANQAYKQALAQYDKGLALAPTQPDLLAGQARVQQLIRQQEEYAALHRLPVRAGAAAKVSNFAELTDFAKLLPLTQQAEGAYAYPALAAKFRQDPAAPTPHEMLLLLGATARPDYKPYNYDAEQALQQLAADGKTEELIRQGEALLAQEPVNVLALQELLYGYRKQGNNLQVARVEQRLRSIFEGVLYGGDGSCEQPYLSISPQEEYVFVQYLGLQPTRNVSQTSCAGFFTDKLLVVDKSAETSGQQKPVYFNYTPIMLSMRGRK; encoded by the coding sequence ATGCTTTCCCTTTTCAACGTTTCGACCACGCTGCGTTCGCTGGCGCTCGTTTTGCAAATGCTTGTTCTGGCTCCGGGCGCTCTTTTTGCGCAAGTTGATAACCGGGCGAAGAACGGCAAGGTGCTGGATGCGCTGGAAGCCCAGTACCAACAGGCGCTTAAGGCTGACCCCAACGGTGCCGCCCCGCATTGGCACCACGCCAATGCCTTGGCCAAAGTGACCTTTCGGGCTTCACAAACGGCGTGGCAATACTACGAGCTGGCCCTGCGCAAAGACAGCCTAAACGCGAATATTTACCAGGATTACGCAGCTTACTTAGCAGCCAATCAGGCCTACAAACAGGCCTTGGCTCAATACGACAAAGGCCTTGCCTTAGCGCCCACGCAACCGGACCTGCTGGCCGGGCAAGCGCGGGTACAGCAATTGATTCGCCAGCAGGAAGAGTACGCGGCGTTGCACCGGCTGCCGGTGCGGGCCGGTGCCGCAGCGAAGGTGAGCAACTTTGCCGAACTGACCGATTTTGCCAAGCTGCTGCCCCTTACCCAGCAGGCAGAGGGGGCCTACGCCTACCCGGCCCTGGCGGCGAAATTCCGGCAAGACCCCGCGGCGCCTACGCCGCACGAAATGTTGCTCTTGCTCGGCGCCACCGCCCGGCCCGACTACAAGCCCTACAACTACGACGCCGAGCAGGCCCTGCAGCAGCTAGCGGCCGACGGCAAAACGGAGGAGTTGATTCGGCAAGGCGAAGCGCTGCTGGCGCAGGAGCCGGTGAACGTGCTGGCACTGCAGGAACTGCTTTACGGGTATCGAAAGCAAGGCAATAATCTCCAGGTTGCCCGGGTGGAGCAGCGGCTGAGAAGCATTTTTGAAGGGGTGCTCTACGGTGGCGATGGCAGCTGCGAGCAGCCTTACCTCAGCATCAGCCCGCAGGAAGAGTACGTGTTTGTGCAGTACCTGGGGTTGCAGCCCACCCGCAACGTTTCCCAGACGAGCTGTGCGGGTTTTTTCACCGATAAGCTGCTGGTGGTAGACAAGAGCGCCGAAACCTCGGGCCAGCAAAAGCCTGTGTACTTCAACTATACCCCCATCATGCTGAGCATGCGGGGGCGGAAATGA
- a CDS encoding cupin domain-containing protein codes for MTNTALQIPPTEGVRKIGVGEGEHFDVADSRFTWKARAADTGYAFAIYELPLDPGKGVPLHSHPYAEVFYILDGRVDFMRLTDGQQDWVGCERGETLIVPPNAFHGFANRSGAPARLLSTANLLHQAFFDEASRPALATDRLPVSPPDMAELQRALGLAPKYNMFFAPPPASESTIATNDLSAD; via the coding sequence ATGACTAATACGGCATTGCAGATTCCGCCCACCGAGGGCGTTCGCAAAATAGGCGTGGGCGAAGGCGAGCATTTCGATGTCGCTGACTCGCGCTTCACCTGGAAAGCCAGGGCGGCCGACACCGGCTACGCCTTTGCCATTTACGAGCTGCCGCTCGACCCGGGCAAGGGCGTGCCGCTGCACAGCCACCCTTATGCGGAGGTATTTTACATCCTCGACGGGCGCGTCGATTTCATGCGCCTCACCGATGGCCAGCAGGACTGGGTAGGCTGCGAGCGCGGCGAAACGCTCATCGTACCGCCCAATGCCTTCCACGGCTTTGCCAACCGCAGCGGCGCCCCCGCCCGGCTCCTGAGCACGGCCAACCTGCTGCATCAAGCCTTCTTCGACGAGGCCTCGCGCCCGGCACTGGCCACCGACCGGCTGCCCGTCAGCCCGCCCGATATGGCCGAGCTGCAGCGTGCCCTCGGGCTGGCGCCGAAGTACAACATGTTCTTCGCTCCTCCCCCCGCCAGCGAGTCTACTATTGCGACTAACGACCTCAGCGCCGACTAA